In Paracoccus aminophilus JCM 7686, a single window of DNA contains:
- a CDS encoding permease, with amino-acid sequence MTMTFDPGAMPLGEPVGQSAATGEAAMDVVSIADELFHSFASDLTRLRLRIQAGATDDIKESAKLVRDLRAATQLVLEERNRVDKLRKDAAGSVGGGALDLDAARDEIGRRLARLRRASGG; translated from the coding sequence ATGACAATGACTTTCGATCCGGGGGCCATGCCCTTGGGAGAACCGGTCGGCCAGAGCGCCGCAACCGGCGAGGCCGCGATGGATGTGGTGAGCATCGCGGATGAGTTGTTCCATTCATTCGCCTCGGATCTGACGCGGCTCAGGCTGCGCATTCAGGCCGGGGCCACTGACGACATCAAGGAAAGCGCCAAGCTTGTCCGCGACCTGCGGGCGGCGACGCAGCTTGTTCTGGAAGAGAGGAACCGCGTTGACAAGTTACGCAAGGACGCTGCCGGAAGCGTCGGGGGCGGGGCTCTCGACCTTGACGCGGCACGAGATGAAATCGGGCGCAGGCTGGCTCGCCTCCGCCGAGCCTCAGGAGGTTGA
- a CDS encoding DNA-packaging protein: MKSGAGWLASAEPQEVDAFLGGLSDNALASLPWLFDFWALPHQLPPEGDWKSWVIMGGRGAGKTRAGSEWVRRQVEGASADAPGRAKRVALVAETFDQGRDVMVFGDSGIIACSPPDRRPIWEAGRRRLVWPNGAVAQVFSAHEPEALRGPQFDAAWVDELAKWKKAEETWDMLQFALRLGEHPQQVITTTPKNVGVLKAILRNPSTVATHAPTEANRAYLAESFLAEVQARYAGTRLGRQELEGVLLEDIEGALWTTAMIEGARVEAAPALDRIVVAVDPSVTGGKASDACGIVVAGVVTAGAPQEWRAYVLEDATVRGGPSDWARAAIAAMARHGAERLVAEVNQGGDLVESVIRQIDPLVPFRALRAGRGKGLRAEPVAALYEQGRVRHLRGLGALEDQMCRMTVRGFEGKGSPDRVDALVWAIHELMIEPAGSFRRPQVRGL, encoded by the coding sequence ATGAAATCGGGCGCAGGCTGGCTCGCCTCCGCCGAGCCTCAGGAGGTTGACGCTTTTCTGGGGGGCTTGTCGGACAATGCTCTGGCAAGCCTGCCCTGGCTGTTCGATTTCTGGGCGCTGCCGCATCAGCTGCCGCCCGAGGGGGATTGGAAGAGCTGGGTGATCATGGGCGGGCGCGGTGCGGGCAAGACCCGCGCCGGGTCCGAATGGGTGCGTCGGCAGGTCGAGGGGGCAAGCGCCGACGCACCCGGGCGGGCAAAGCGCGTGGCTTTGGTCGCCGAGACCTTCGATCAGGGCCGCGATGTGATGGTCTTTGGCGATTCCGGGATCATCGCTTGCTCTCCGCCCGATCGTCGTCCGATCTGGGAGGCGGGGCGGCGCCGGTTGGTCTGGCCGAATGGCGCGGTGGCGCAGGTCTTTTCCGCCCATGAGCCCGAGGCATTGCGCGGGCCGCAATTCGATGCGGCCTGGGTCGATGAGCTCGCGAAGTGGAAGAAGGCAGAAGAGACCTGGGACATGCTGCAATTCGCATTGCGTCTGGGCGAGCATCCTCAGCAGGTCATCACGACGACGCCGAAGAATGTCGGCGTCTTGAAGGCGATCTTGCGCAATCCCTCGACGGTCGCGACCCATGCGCCCACTGAAGCGAACCGGGCCTATCTGGCCGAGAGCTTTCTGGCCGAAGTGCAGGCGCGATATGCGGGCACGCGGCTGGGGCGGCAGGAGCTCGAGGGGGTGCTGCTTGAGGATATCGAGGGCGCGCTCTGGACGACGGCGATGATCGAGGGGGCGCGGGTAGAGGCCGCGCCTGCGCTGGATCGGATTGTCGTGGCGGTCGATCCTTCGGTGACGGGCGGCAAGGCGAGCGATGCCTGCGGGATTGTCGTCGCGGGCGTCGTCACGGCGGGCGCGCCGCAGGAGTGGCGGGCCTATGTGCTTGAGGATGCAACGGTGCGGGGCGGGCCTTCGGATTGGGCGCGGGCGGCGATTGCAGCCATGGCGCGGCATGGTGCCGAGCGGCTGGTCGCTGAGGTCAATCAGGGCGGCGATCTGGTTGAGAGTGTCATTCGCCAGATCGATCCTTTGGTGCCCTTCCGCGCCTTGCGCGCGGGCCGCGGCAAGGGGCTGCGCGCCGAGCCGGTTGCGGCTTTGTATGAGCAGGGCCGCGTCCGGCATCTGCGCGGTCTGGGCGCGCTCGAGGATCAGATGTGTCGCATGACCGTGCGGGGCTTTGAGGGCAAGGGCTCTCCTGACCGGGTCGATGCTCTGGTCTGGGCCATCCATGAGCTGATGATCGAGCCTGCGGGCAGTTTCCGGCGACCGCAGGTACGCGGGCTTTAG
- a CDS encoding phage portal protein — MGFSWFGRGAKAAGIPESKVSATGRIVAMAAGSGRVVWSPRDTGSMVRQGFIGNPVGFRAVKLIAEAAAAVPLLCQDRESRYDTHPVLDLLRRPNPGQGRAELFEALFGQMLLSGNGYLEAVGEGAKGLPSELHVLRSDRMSIVAGEDGWPIAFDYAVGGRKHRFDMTGSPDPICHIRSFHPLDDHYGLSPMQAAAVAVDVHNSASSWSKALLDNAARPSGAIVYKGADGQGSLSPDQYDRLVSEMEIHHQGARNAGRPMLLEGGLDWKPMGFSPSDMEFHETKLAASREIAIAFGVPPMILGIPGDATYANYAEANRAFYRLTVLPLATRVAAAVAWWLSEHLGVEVDLRPDPDQVPALAEERDQHWRRVDQASFLTVAEKRVALGLPPLAEG, encoded by the coding sequence ATGGGATTTTCATGGTTCGGGCGTGGGGCCAAGGCCGCGGGCATTCCCGAGAGCAAGGTGAGCGCCACCGGGCGGATTGTGGCGATGGCAGCGGGATCGGGGCGGGTCGTGTGGTCTCCGCGTGATACGGGCTCGATGGTGCGGCAGGGGTTCATCGGCAATCCGGTCGGCTTTCGCGCGGTCAAGCTGATCGCGGAAGCGGCGGCGGCGGTGCCTTTGCTCTGTCAGGATCGCGAGAGCCGCTATGACACACATCCGGTTCTGGATCTGCTCCGCCGTCCCAATCCGGGGCAAGGGCGGGCGGAGCTGTTCGAGGCCTTGTTCGGTCAGATGCTGCTGAGCGGGAACGGTTATCTTGAGGCAGTGGGCGAGGGCGCGAAGGGGTTGCCTTCGGAGCTGCATGTGCTGCGCTCGGATCGGATGAGCATTGTCGCGGGCGAGGATGGTTGGCCGATTGCCTTTGATTATGCGGTGGGCGGGCGCAAGCATCGTTTTGACATGACGGGGTCTCCGGATCCGATTTGCCATATCCGCAGCTTTCATCCTTTGGACGATCATTATGGGCTGTCGCCGATGCAGGCGGCGGCGGTGGCGGTGGATGTGCATAATTCGGCCTCGAGCTGGTCGAAGGCGCTTTTGGACAATGCCGCGCGGCCCTCGGGAGCGATTGTCTATAAGGGCGCGGATGGGCAGGGGAGTCTCTCGCCCGATCAATATGACCGGCTGGTGAGCGAGATGGAGATCCATCATCAGGGTGCGCGCAACGCCGGGCGGCCGATGCTGCTCGAGGGCGGGCTTGATTGGAAGCCCATGGGGTTCTCGCCCTCGGATATGGAGTTTCACGAGACGAAACTTGCGGCTTCGCGCGAGATTGCCATCGCCTTTGGCGTGCCGCCGATGATCCTCGGGATTCCGGGGGATGCGACCTATGCCAATTATGCCGAGGCCAACCGCGCTTTTTACCGGCTGACCGTGCTGCCACTGGCCACGCGGGTTGCGGCGGCGGTGGCTTGGTGGCTCTCGGAGCATCTGGGCGTCGAGGTCGATCTGCGGCCCGATCCCGATCAGGTGCCCGCCTTGGCCGAAGAGCGCGATCAGCATTGGCGGCGGGTCGATCAGGCAAGCTTCCTGACGGTTGCGGAAAAGCGCGTGGCGCTGGGCCTGCCGCCTCTGGCCGAGGGCTGA
- a CDS encoding GTA head formation protein, RCAP_rcc01685 family, with translation MEGSRFVKEPFGWQDQRFETQERIMALQFQQVERRLERIEALIEGLERRLWMTVYGVVAVILTQAVQSILQFSPKGG, from the coding sequence ATGGAGGGCTCGCGTTTCGTCAAGGAGCCTTTCGGCTGGCAGGACCAGCGGTTCGAGACGCAGGAGCGGATCATGGCATTGCAGTTTCAGCAGGTCGAGCGGCGGCTCGAACGCATCGAGGCCTTGATTGAGGGCCTCGAGCGGCGGCTGTGGATGACGGTTTACGGGGTCGTTGCGGTCATCCTGACGCAAGCGGTGCAGTCGATCCTGCAATTTAGCCCGAAAGGAGGATGA
- a CDS encoding HK97 family phage prohead protease, translated as MNSGDYGLEMKFLGAQGLKTEGAEIEGYASLFGLSDQGGDIVRAGAFAASLARLAAKGDRVRMLWQHDPSRPIGVWDEIREDGRGLWVKGRLLPEIAQAREAIALIEAGAIDGLSIGYRTISAERDGKGRRLLTEVELWEVSLVTFPMLPDARVGRKSEDLALAAAFRAGAEALRQG; from the coding sequence ATGAATTCAGGCGATTACGGGCTTGAGATGAAGTTTCTGGGGGCTCAGGGTCTCAAGACCGAGGGCGCCGAGATCGAGGGCTATGCGAGCCTTTTTGGCTTGAGCGATCAGGGCGGCGATATCGTTCGCGCCGGGGCTTTCGCGGCCTCGCTGGCGCGGCTGGCCGCCAAGGGCGACCGAGTGCGGATGCTGTGGCAGCATGATCCCTCGCGCCCCATCGGGGTCTGGGACGAGATCCGCGAGGATGGTCGTGGCCTTTGGGTCAAGGGCCGGCTTTTGCCCGAGATCGCCCAAGCGCGCGAGGCGATTGCGCTGATCGAGGCGGGCGCGATTGATGGGCTCTCGATCGGTTATCGCACGATTTCGGCCGAGCGCGACGGTAAGGGGCGCCGCCTTTTGACCGAGGTCGAGCTGTGGGAGGTGTCTCTGGTCACGTTCCCGATGCTGCCTGACGCCCGCGTTGGGCGCAAATCAGAGGATTTGGCTTTGGCCGCCGCCTTCCGCGCGGGTGCCGAGGCTTTGCGTCAGGGCTGA
- a CDS encoding phage major capsid protein — protein MTEVKATAGTDMPGDLAREVLGFVGELKAFRKDIQDQLVKQEERMNMIDRKTALRGRAPLSTRAEVEVPHQKAFNAYLRHGDDDGLRGLVIEEKGMTTVSDGGFLAAPQVSLQVQEGLAAKVSLRAVANVVTVESAAYEVLVDKGNIGSGWAAETVLTETDTPTVERVVIPVHELSAMPKASQRLLDDAAFDIEGWLAGRIAEKFARAEAAAFINGDGVNKPKGLLTYPSAPYKTATASQIGTVASGALGDFDSAAPGGALIDLVYALGAEYRANASFVMNSKTAAAVRKMRDSDGRFIWADSLAAGQPAQLLGYPVLICEDMPDIAADAKAIAFGDFHAAYTIVERPDLRVLRDPFSAKPHVLFYATKRVGGGLTEPRAVKLMRFA, from the coding sequence ATGACCGAGGTGAAAGCCACGGCCGGGACAGACATGCCCGGCGATCTGGCGCGAGAGGTTCTGGGGTTCGTCGGTGAACTCAAGGCCTTTCGCAAAGACATTCAGGATCAACTTGTGAAGCAGGAAGAACGCATGAACATGATCGACCGCAAGACCGCCCTTCGTGGCCGCGCCCCTTTGTCGACCCGCGCCGAGGTCGAAGTGCCGCATCAAAAGGCGTTCAACGCCTATCTGCGCCACGGCGATGATGACGGGCTGCGTGGCCTTGTCATCGAGGAAAAGGGCATGACCACCGTGAGCGACGGCGGTTTTCTTGCCGCGCCGCAGGTGTCCTTGCAGGTCCAGGAGGGGCTCGCGGCCAAGGTCTCGCTGCGTGCCGTCGCCAATGTCGTGACCGTGGAATCGGCGGCCTATGAGGTGCTGGTCGACAAGGGCAATATCGGCTCTGGCTGGGCGGCGGAAACCGTGCTGACCGAGACTGATACGCCGACCGTCGAGCGTGTCGTGATCCCGGTCCATGAGCTTTCGGCCATGCCCAAGGCCAGCCAGCGCCTGCTCGATGATGCGGCTTTCGATATCGAGGGCTGGCTCGCGGGCCGGATCGCCGAGAAATTCGCCCGCGCCGAGGCCGCGGCCTTCATCAACGGCGACGGCGTGAACAAGCCGAAGGGCCTGCTGACCTATCCGTCGGCGCCTTACAAGACCGCGACCGCCAGCCAGATCGGCACGGTGGCCTCGGGCGCGCTGGGCGATTTCGACTCGGCGGCTCCGGGTGGGGCGCTGATCGATCTCGTCTATGCGCTGGGTGCCGAATACCGCGCCAATGCGAGCTTTGTCATGAACTCGAAAACCGCGGCGGCGGTGCGCAAGATGCGTGACAGCGATGGCCGTTTCATCTGGGCGGATTCGCTGGCGGCCGGTCAGCCCGCGCAGCTTCTGGGCTATCCCGTCCTGATCTGCGAGGACATGCCGGATATCGCGGCGGATGCCAAGGCGATCGCCTTTGGTGACTTCCATGCCGCTTACACGATCGTCGAGCGTCCGGATCTGCGCGTGCTGCGCGACCCCTTCTCGGCCAAGCCGCATGTTCTCTTCTATGCGACCAAGCGTGTTGGCGGTGGTCTGACCGAGCCGCGCGCCGTCAAGCTCATGCGCTTCGCCTGA
- a CDS encoding head-tail connector protein, whose product MLLVEETAPPAGALPVLLFRDHLRLGSGFAGAGEAAEEVALAGYLRAAIATIEARTGKVLLRRRFRLQLEDWREDEGQPLPLAPVNALGAVTVSDGAGTAYPVAPELLRLVPDHHRPRLIARSGFLPLIPAGGFVTVIFTAGFGDSWDEVPADLAQAVLLLATRYFEERSFDEATPALPQAVSALIERWRLVRVLAGRGGRARG is encoded by the coding sequence ATGTTGCTAGTCGAAGAAACAGCGCCCCCCGCCGGGGCGCTGCCGGTTTTGCTGTTCCGCGACCATCTGCGGCTGGGCTCGGGATTTGCCGGGGCAGGTGAGGCGGCCGAGGAGGTGGCGCTGGCAGGCTACCTGCGCGCGGCGATTGCCACGATCGAGGCGCGGACCGGCAAGGTGCTCTTGCGCCGCCGCTTCCGGCTTCAGCTGGAGGATTGGCGCGAGGATGAGGGCCAGCCCTTGCCGCTGGCGCCGGTGAACGCGCTTGGCGCCGTCACGGTAAGCGACGGCGCGGGTACGGCCTATCCGGTCGCGCCAGAGCTGCTGCGGCTCGTGCCCGATCACCACCGGCCGCGCCTGATCGCGCGCTCGGGCTTTCTGCCGCTTATTCCGGCGGGCGGCTTTGTCACCGTGATCTTCACGGCGGGCTTTGGCGACAGCTGGGACGAGGTTCCGGCTGATCTCGCCCAGGCGGTGCTGCTGCTGGCCACGCGCTATTTCGAGGAGCGCAGCTTTGACGAGGCCACGCCTGCCTTGCCGCAGGCGGTCAGCGCGCTGATCGAGCGCTGGCGGCTGGTTCGGGTGCTGGCCGGTCGCGGCGGGAGAGCTCGCGGATGA
- a CDS encoding head-tail adaptor protein, translated as MSAPRLNVALVLETADRVPDGLGGFRTVWRAEGRLWAEMKAGVGTESFAEVGPKSVVRWQITLRAAPAGDPRRPRAGQRFRLGERILRILAVAERDATGRWLGCLAQEEGQA; from the coding sequence ATGAGCGCGCCACGGTTGAATGTCGCGCTGGTCCTGGAAACCGCCGACCGCGTGCCGGACGGGCTCGGCGGGTTCCGCACGGTTTGGCGCGCCGAGGGACGGCTTTGGGCCGAGATGAAGGCGGGCGTCGGCACCGAGAGCTTTGCCGAGGTCGGGCCGAAAAGCGTGGTGCGCTGGCAGATCACCCTGCGCGCGGCCCCTGCCGGAGATCCGCGCCGGCCCCGCGCCGGTCAGCGCTTCCGGCTGGGCGAGCGCATCCTGCGCATTCTGGCGGTGGCGGAACGCGATGCGACCGGGCGCTGGCTTGGCTGCCTCGCCCAAGAGGAGGGACAGGCATGA
- a CDS encoding DUF3168 domain-containing protein: MSYQASVALQGALYQALRADAPLAELIGDAVYDAMPVTPPAGTYVSLGPEEVRDASDATAKGSEHDVVISVLSGSDESGGFGEVKEAAARIAELLGTAALVLGHGRLVGMWFQRAKARRVETGAGRRIDLTFRARIDLG; the protein is encoded by the coding sequence ATGAGCTATCAGGCTTCGGTCGCGCTGCAGGGCGCGCTTTATCAGGCGCTGCGGGCGGATGCGCCTTTGGCAGAGCTGATCGGCGATGCGGTCTATGACGCGATGCCGGTCACGCCGCCCGCCGGGACCTATGTCTCGCTTGGGCCCGAAGAGGTGCGCGACGCCAGCGACGCGACCGCGAAAGGCTCCGAGCATGATGTCGTGATCTCGGTCCTGTCGGGCAGCGATGAAAGCGGCGGTTTCGGTGAGGTGAAAGAGGCCGCTGCGCGGATTGCCGAGCTCTTGGGAACGGCGGCGCTGGTGCTTGGCCATGGCCGGCTGGTGGGAATGTGGTTCCAGCGCGCGAAGGCGCGGCGGGTGGAAACCGGGGCGGGGCGGCGGATCGATCTGACCTTCCGCGCCCGCATTGATCTGGGTTGA
- a CDS encoding phage major tail protein, TP901-1 family: MAVQNGRDLLIKMDMTGNGQFETIAGLRASRISFNAETVDVTSLESEGRWRELLAGAGVRSASISGSGVFRDDTTDERARQVFFDGEIPRFQVVIPDFGTVEGPFQVTALEYAGSHNGEATYELTLASAGALLFVAL, translated from the coding sequence ATGGCAGTTCAGAACGGGCGCGACCTGCTGATCAAGATGGACATGACCGGCAACGGCCAGTTCGAGACCATCGCCGGGCTGCGCGCCTCGCGGATCTCGTTCAATGCCGAGACGGTCGATGTCACGAGCCTCGAAAGCGAGGGGCGTTGGCGCGAGCTTTTGGCCGGGGCGGGCGTGCGCTCGGCCTCGATCTCGGGCTCGGGGGTGTTTCGCGACGACACCACCGACGAGCGCGCGCGACAGGTCTTTTTCGATGGCGAGATCCCGCGTTTTCAGGTGGTGATCCCGGACTTTGGCACGGTCGAAGGGCCGTTTCAGGTCACCGCGCTGGAATATGCGGGCAGCCATAATGGCGAGGCGACCTATGAGCTGACCCTGGCCAGCGCGGGCGCGCTTTTGTTCGTGGCGCTGTGA
- a CDS encoding gene transfer agent family protein: MANAKAGEVALWVDGKRHVAKLTLGALAELEEALGATSLIALVERFETGAFASRDVLAVLAAGLRGGGGAGEELALHHAEIRGGPMGAARVAAELLARAFRVPEQ, translated from the coding sequence ATGGCCAATGCGAAAGCCGGAGAGGTCGCCCTTTGGGTCGACGGCAAGCGCCATGTCGCGAAACTGACCTTGGGCGCGCTCGCGGAGCTGGAAGAGGCTCTGGGCGCGACCAGCCTGATCGCTTTGGTCGAACGCTTCGAGACCGGCGCCTTTGCCAGCCGCGACGTGCTGGCGGTTCTGGCGGCGGGGTTGCGTGGTGGTGGCGGGGCGGGCGAGGAGCTTGCGCTGCACCATGCCGAGATCCGGGGCGGGCCGATGGGCGCGGCGCGGGTCGCGGCCGAGCTCTTGGCGCGTGCCTTTCGCGTGCCAGAGCAATGA
- a CDS encoding phage tail assembly chaperone: MATEAGVAGLDWPGLLRVGLGPPAKGGLGLSPAEFWALTPAELALMLGVSPDTGAMTRDRLAALAARFPDRKPDDRKPEDLRPAGGGAPRQL, from the coding sequence GTGGCGACGGAGGCGGGCGTCGCGGGGCTCGACTGGCCCGGGCTCTTGCGCGTCGGGCTGGGGCCGCCCGCCAAGGGTGGGCTTGGTCTGAGCCCCGCCGAATTCTGGGCTCTGACCCCGGCCGAGCTTGCGCTGATGCTGGGGGTTTCGCCTGACACCGGCGCGATGACTCGCGACCGGCTGGCTGCGCTGGCGGCCCGTTTTCCCGACCGGAAACCTGACGACCGGAAACCTGAGGATCTGAGGCCAGCGGGCGGCGGCGCGCCCCGGCAGCTATGA
- a CDS encoding phage tail tape measure protein, whose protein sequence is MASKDGFDPLDEGPTSPAGASAANREVAALDAELARLRQSMVFTSREVGNLTSGIGGGLRRAFEGLVFDGLKLSDALKGVAASIAESVFSVAMKPVEQAFAGAIAQGMNGLVSGALPFAKGGAFAQGRVMPFALGGVVTQPTSFPMRGATGLMGEAGPEAIMPLRRGADGRLGVASSGGGAGRGVNVTINVSTPDVAGFQRSQSQIAAQMGRLLARGERNG, encoded by the coding sequence GTGGCGAGCAAGGACGGATTTGATCCGCTGGACGAGGGACCGACCAGCCCGGCAGGCGCAAGCGCGGCCAATCGCGAGGTTGCGGCGCTGGATGCCGAGCTTGCGCGGCTGCGCCAGTCGATGGTCTTCACCAGCCGCGAGGTCGGCAATCTGACCTCGGGCATCGGCGGCGGGCTGCGGCGCGCCTTCGAGGGGCTGGTATTTGACGGGCTGAAGCTCAGCGATGCGCTCAAGGGCGTGGCAGCGAGCATTGCCGAAAGCGTGTTCTCGGTCGCGATGAAGCCGGTCGAGCAGGCGTTCGCGGGGGCGATTGCACAGGGCATGAACGGGCTTGTCTCGGGCGCGCTGCCCTTTGCCAAGGGCGGGGCCTTTGCGCAGGGGCGGGTCATGCCCTTCGCTTTGGGCGGCGTCGTCACGCAACCGACCAGCTTTCCGATGCGCGGCGCGACCGGGCTGATGGGCGAGGCCGGGCCCGAGGCGATCATGCCGCTCCGGCGCGGCGCAGACGGGCGGCTGGGCGTGGCCTCGAGCGGGGGCGGAGCGGGGCGCGGCGTCAATGTCACGATCAATGTCTCGACCCCCGATGTCGCAGGCTTTCAACGCAGCCAAAGCCAGATTGCCGCCCAGATGGGACGGCTGCTGGCGCGTGGCGAAAGGAACGGCTGA
- a CDS encoding DUF2460 domain-containing protein yields MAFHEIRFPANLSFGSVGGPERRTEIVALVNGHEERRTPWAHSRRRYDAGLGLRSLEDVAELIAFFEARAGQLHGFRWKDWADFKSGLPKDAPHFQDQLLGYGDARQTEFQLVKAYVSGPGRYLRPVLKPVAGSVVMGIGTDDMREGVDFSVNTETGIITFNAPPGKGAAVTAGFEFDVPVRFDTDHIAVSVASFRAGDLPQVPIIEVRL; encoded by the coding sequence ATGGCATTTCACGAAATCAGATTTCCCGCGAACCTCTCTTTCGGGTCGGTCGGCGGGCCTGAGCGGCGCACCGAGATCGTGGCTCTGGTCAACGGCCATGAGGAGCGCCGCACGCCCTGGGCCCATTCGCGTCGTCGCTATGACGCGGGGCTCGGGCTGCGCTCGCTCGAGGATGTGGCCGAGCTCATCGCGTTTTTCGAGGCGCGCGCCGGGCAGCTTCACGGCTTTCGCTGGAAGGATTGGGCGGATTTCAAAAGCGGTCTGCCGAAAGACGCACCGCATTTTCAGGACCAGCTTCTGGGCTATGGCGATGCGCGCCAGACCGAGTTTCAGCTGGTGAAGGCCTATGTTTCGGGGCCGGGGCGCTATCTGCGCCCGGTGCTCAAGCCGGTCGCGGGCTCTGTCGTCATGGGGATCGGCACCGATGACATGCGCGAAGGCGTCGATTTCAGCGTCAACACCGAGACCGGCATCATCACCTTCAACGCGCCTCCGGGCAAGGGGGCGGCGGTGACGGCGGGCTTTGAATTCGACGTGCCGGTGCGGTTTGACACCGACCATATCGCGGTCTCGGTCGCTTCGTTCCGCGCAGGCGATCTGCCGCAGGTGCCGATCATCGAGGTGCGGCTATGA
- a CDS encoding DUF2163 domain-containing protein → MAERMARAWSVTRKDGLVLGFTDHDRPLVFGGLRFRPDTGLSARAVVQGAGLSVDNTEAIGLLSDDAITEIDLMAGRWDGAEVRLWELDWAQLADRRLVFRGHLGEISRAGAGFRAELRGLSEPLNRPQGRVYHPRCSAALGDRLCKVDLDRPGYFAEGRVVSDDEGLRFQLDGIEAQEPGWFERGQLLVLSGPAEGLSGVIKNDLAPGVTRRDVELWAALGIRPEAGDRIRLIAGCDKRAETCRLKFANHLNFRGFPHLPAEDWLIAPQATPVRR, encoded by the coding sequence ATGGCCGAGCGCATGGCGCGGGCCTGGTCGGTCACGCGCAAGGACGGGCTGGTGCTTGGCTTTACCGACCACGACCGCCCGCTGGTTTTTGGCGGTTTGCGCTTTCGCCCCGACACGGGTCTGAGCGCGCGCGCCGTTGTGCAGGGGGCGGGGCTTTCGGTCGATAATACCGAAGCCATCGGGCTTTTGAGCGATGATGCGATCACCGAGATCGACCTGATGGCCGGTCGCTGGGACGGCGCCGAGGTGCGTCTGTGGGAACTCGACTGGGCCCAGCTTGCCGACCGGCGGCTGGTCTTTCGCGGGCATCTGGGCGAGATCTCGCGCGCGGGAGCCGGGTTTCGCGCCGAGTTGCGCGGCCTGTCCGAGCCGCTCAACCGCCCTCAAGGCCGGGTCTATCATCCACGCTGTTCGGCCGCTTTGGGGGATCGGCTGTGCAAGGTCGATCTGGACCGGCCCGGCTATTTCGCCGAGGGGCGCGTGGTTTCGGACGATGAAGGGCTGCGGTTCCAGCTGGACGGGATCGAGGCGCAGGAGCCGGGCTGGTTCGAGCGCGGGCAACTGCTGGTCCTGTCGGGTCCGGCCGAGGGCTTGAGTGGCGTGATCAAGAACGATCTCGCCCCCGGTGTCACGCGCCGCGATGTCGAGCTCTGGGCCGCCTTGGGCATTCGTCCCGAGGCCGGAGACCGCATTCGCCTGATCGCCGGTTGCGACAAGCGGGCCGAGACCTGTCGGCTCAAATTCGCGAACCATCTGAATTTCCGGGGCTTTCCGCATCTGCCCGCCGAAGATTGGCTGATCGCACCTCAGGCGACGCCGGTGCGGCGATGA
- a CDS encoding C40 family peptidase translates to MTPDLGRADVVAEARRWIGTPYVHQGSVCGAGADCLGLIRGIWRALHGHEPEALPAYTPDWGELGQGELGRSELLLAGLMRHLRPAGREALGDVLVFRMRTGAIAKHLGLLTQTGAGARFVHAYDRHGVVESPLSGPWRARIAARFIFPPL, encoded by the coding sequence ATGACGCCGGATCTGGGGAGAGCGGATGTGGTGGCCGAGGCGCGGCGCTGGATCGGCACGCCCTATGTCCATCAGGGCTCGGTTTGCGGCGCGGGGGCGGATTGCCTTGGCCTGATCCGGGGCATCTGGCGCGCGCTTCATGGCCACGAGCCCGAGGCTTTGCCCGCCTATACGCCCGATTGGGGCGAGCTTGGGCAGGGTGAACTCGGGCGGAGCGAGCTCTTGCTGGCCGGGCTCATGCGCCATCTGCGCCCGGCCGGGCGGGAAGCTCTGGGCGATGTGCTGGTGTTTCGCATGAGGACCGGCGCGATTGCCAAACATCTGGGACTGCTCACCCAAACCGGCGCGGGCGCGCGCTTCGTCCATGCCTATGACCGGCATGGCGTGGTCGAAAGCCCGCTCTCGGGCCCGTGGCGGGCGCGGATCGCGGCACGCTTCATCTTTCCGCCGCTTTAG